A stretch of the Epinephelus fuscoguttatus linkage group LG2, E.fuscoguttatus.final_Chr_v1 genome encodes the following:
- the ampd3a gene encoding AMP deaminase 3 isoform X1 gives MRRGDTPLLKQQSSPCLGKNMPRQFPKVTLSEAEEETQLLAEKVYASALKEEDNKDALSMFTMPVDCPIGLQQAKEHELLKELAEQQSEESTKRRKSLKMIRSQSMSLQIPVNVDWTRSLAATPYLSPSSTCSSVPETCPDYQRVTISGDYCAGITVEDYEQAAKSLFKALLIREKYSKLAYHRFCRTTAQFLRSAENTRWSEEEEVLPDMCPCPAEGEDPYSMENIPENLNYELKMKDGIVNVYDNAEALRENQPHDLPYPDLETFAIDLSHVLAMIADGPTKTYCHRRLNFLSSKFYLHEMLNEMAELKELKSVPHRDFYNVRKVDTHIHAAACMSQKHLLTFIQETYKTGADRVVLEKAGQMMTLKQVFHSLNKDPYDLTVDSLDVHAGRHTFHRFDKFNSKYNPVGASELREIFLKTDNLISGEYFARIIKEVAHDLEESKYQHAEPRLSIYGRSPEEWDSLSKWFIHHKVHSPNMRWIIQVPRIYDIFKAKKLVPNFAKMLENVFLPLFEATVNPQKHKHLHVFLKYVAGFDSVDDESKHSDHMFSFRSPKPEQWTTDDNPPYSYYLFHMYANIMVLNNLRKERGLSTFQFRPHCGEAGSITHLVSAFLTSDNISHGLNLKKSPVLQYLYYLAQMPIAMSPLSNNSLFLEYSKNPLKEFLHKGLCVSLSTDDPMQFHYTKEPLMEEYAIAAQLWKLSTCDVCEIARNSVLQSGLSHQEKKHFLGENYLKDGPEGNDIRRTNVAQIRMAYRHETLCNELSFIVDAVKSEAMNSIYE, from the exons ATGAGAAGAGGAGACACGCCTCTTTTAAAGCAGCAGTCCAGTCCTTGCTTGGGAAAGA ACATGCCGCGTCAATTCCCGAAGGTAACTCTGAGCGAAGCGGAGGAGGAAACACAGCTGCTAGCAGAGAAAGTATATGCTTCAGCACtaaaagaagaagacaacaaagatgccttatcaatGTTCACCATGCCTGTGGACTGCCCAATTGGCCTCCAGCAAGCCAAGGAACATGAGCTGCTTAAGGAGCTGGCAGAGCAGCAGTCAGAGGAGAGCACCAAGAG GAGGAAAAGCTTGAAGATGATTCGTTCCCAGTCCATGTCTCTGCAGATCCCAGTGAATGTAGATTGGACACGGTCATTGGCAGCCACGCCATACCTGTCCCCCAGCTCCACCTGCTCATCAGTGCCAGAAACCTGCCCTGATTACCAGAGGGTCACTATTAGTGGTGATTACTGTGCTGGA ATCACAGTGGAGGACTATGAACAGGCAGCCAAAAGTCTGTTTAAGGCTCTGCTTATTCGTGAGAAATACTCAAAGCTAGCCTATCATAGATTCTGCAGAACCACAGCCCAGTTCCTCCGCAGCGCTGAGAACACGAGATGGAGCGAAGAAGAGGAGGTTCTACCAG ATATGTGCCCGTGtccagcagagggagaggatCCCTACAGCATGGAGAACATTCCTGAGAATCTAAACTATGAACTGAAGATGAAGGACGGGATAGTGAATGTGTATGACAATGCCGAGGCTCTGAGAGAAAACCAGCCCCACGACCTCCCTTACCCAGACTTAGAGACCTTTGCCATAGACCTCAGTCACGTGCTCGCCATGATTGCAGATGGACCCAC GAAGACCTACTGCCACAGACGACTGAATTTCTTGAGTTCGAAGTTCTACCTCCATGAAATGCTCAACGAGATGGCAGAGCTAAAGGAACTGAAAAGTGTGCCTCACAGGGATTTCTACAATGTTAGGAAG gtGGACACACATATTCATGCAGCTGCCTGCATGTCTCAGAAACACCTGCTGACCTTCATCCAGGAAACATATAAGACTGGTGCTGACCGTGTGGTGTTGGAAAAGGCTGGACAAATGATGACTCTCAAACAGGTTTTCCACAGCCTCAATAAGGACCCTTATGACCTTACTGTGGACTCTCTGGATGTACATGCA GGGAGACACACCTTCCACCGGTTTGACAAGTTCAATTCGAAGTATAACCCAGTAGGAGCAAGTGAACTTCGAGAAATCTTCCTGAAAACAGACAACCTCATCAGTGGAGAGTATTTTGCTCGCATCATAAAG GAGGTGGCCCATGACCTGGAGGAGAGTAAGTACCAGCATGCAGAGCCGCGCCTTTCCATCTACGGACGCTCTCCAGAGGAATGGGACAGTCTGTCTAAGTGGTTTATTCACCACAAAGTACACTCTCCGAACATGAGGTGGATCATTCAAGTCCCCAGAATATA tgatattttcaagGCAAAGAAGCTGGTGCCTAATTTTGCCAAGATGCTGGAGAATGTTTTCCTTCCTCTATTTGAGGCCACTGTTAACCCACAGAAGCACAAACATCTTCATGTTTTCCTCAAATAT GTGGCAGGCTTCGACAGCGTAGACGATGAGTCCAAACACAGTGATCACATGTTCTCCTTCAGGAGCCCAAAACCAGAACAGTGGACAACAGATGACAACCCTCCCTACAGCTACTATCTCTTCCACATGTATGCAAACATCATGGTCCTCAACAACCTCAGAAA AGAGCGCGGACTGAGCACCTTCCAGTTCCGTCCCCACTGTGGAGAAGCTGGATCAATCACTCACTTGGTCTCTGCCTTTCTCACATCTGACAACATCTCACATGGACTCAACTTGAAGAAG AGCCCTGTGCTGCAGTACCTGTACTACCTGGCCCAGATGCCCATTGCAATGTCCCCCCTCAGCAACAACAGCCTGTTCCTGGAATACTCCAAAAATCCTCTCAAAGAGTTCCTGCACAAAGgcctgtgtgtgtccctgtcCACAGATGATCCCATGCAGTTCCACTACACCAAg GAACCACTGATGGAAGAGTATGCTATCGCTGCTCAGCTGTGGAAGCTCAGTAcctgtgatgtgtgtgaaatAGCCAGAAACAGTGTGCTGCAAAGTGGACTCTCTCACCAG gaGAAGAAGCACTTCCTGGGAGAGAACTATCTGAAAGATGGACCTGAGGGGAACGATATCCGTCGGACTAACGTGGCCCAGATCCGCATGGCCTACAGACACGAGACACTGTGCAATGAACTCAGTTTCATAGTCGACGCAGTGAAGTCTGAAGCCATGAATTCCATCTATGAATGA
- the lyve1a gene encoding lymphatic vessel endothelial hyaluronic acid receptor 1a: protein MIWLCIISALSVSPVISHQKTDTNRISVFPVENQSIAGVFQVSGLNYLNQPQYVFNASDARTLCLSLKVNIASKAQVQEALSKGLETCRFGWTDEHLAVIPRIKAVSTCGKNQIGLVTWRAPVTKKFDVFCFNESDAAAQLKDATTDNPLNGRDYSGQTHSSKAASSTRTTHSTSSSTPLFSSTSIPRGMDNEAVPVPIVSRAESSTGGKAILITSTCALLLIAVIIFVYIKMRRSRSSDIKQQQDYIQTEEWVCVTKTKEPQKGSEEEERIEVGDDAQKDAEEEERIEVGDDAS from the exons ATGATCTGGCTTTGCATTATATCGGCGCTGTCAGTTAGTCCAGTCATCTCTCATCAAAAGACTGACACAAACCGCATCAGTG ttttcccAGTGGAGAACCAAAGTATTGCTGGAGTATTCCAGGTGAGCGGCTTAAATTACCTCAACCAGCCTCAGTACGTCTTCAATGCCTCTGATGCTCGCACGCTCTGCTTGTCCCTCAAAGTCAACATTGCCTCAAAAGCACAAGTGCAGGAAGCTCTTAGTAAAGGTTTAGAGACATGCAG GTTTGGATGGACTGATGAACATCTTGCAGTCATTCCCCGCATAAAGGCCGTTTCTACCTGTGGCAAAAACCAGATAGGCTTGGTGACATGGCGAGCCCCGGTTACTAAAAAGTTTGATGTGTTTTGCTTCAATGAATCAG ATGCAGCGGCACAATTGAAGGATGCAACGACTGATAACCCTTTGAACGGCAGGGATTACTCAGGGCAAACTCATTCTTCTAAAGCAGCAAGCTCCACCCGCACCACGCACTCTACATCTTCCTCCacccctctgttttcttccaccTCAATTCCTAGAGGCATGGACAATGAGGCAGTGCCGGTTCCAATTGTCAGCAGGGCAGAGAGCTCTACTGGAG GAAAGGCTATACTCATCACCTCTACTTGTGCCCTTCTCCTTATTGCAGTAATCATCTTTGTATACATAAAAAT GAGAAGGAGTCGGAGCTCGGACATCAAGCAGCAGCAAGACTACATCCAGACAGAGGAGTGGGTttgtgtgacaaaaacaaaagaacccCAGAAAGGttctgaggaagaggagaggataGAAGTGGGCGACGATGCACAGAAAGatgctgaggaagaggagaggataGAAGTGGGTGACGACGCAAGTTAG
- the ampd3a gene encoding AMP deaminase 3 isoform X2: MPRQFPKVTLSEAEEETQLLAEKVYASALKEEDNKDALSMFTMPVDCPIGLQQAKEHELLKELAEQQSEESTKRRKSLKMIRSQSMSLQIPVNVDWTRSLAATPYLSPSSTCSSVPETCPDYQRVTISGDYCAGITVEDYEQAAKSLFKALLIREKYSKLAYHRFCRTTAQFLRSAENTRWSEEEEVLPDMCPCPAEGEDPYSMENIPENLNYELKMKDGIVNVYDNAEALRENQPHDLPYPDLETFAIDLSHVLAMIADGPTKTYCHRRLNFLSSKFYLHEMLNEMAELKELKSVPHRDFYNVRKVDTHIHAAACMSQKHLLTFIQETYKTGADRVVLEKAGQMMTLKQVFHSLNKDPYDLTVDSLDVHAGRHTFHRFDKFNSKYNPVGASELREIFLKTDNLISGEYFARIIKEVAHDLEESKYQHAEPRLSIYGRSPEEWDSLSKWFIHHKVHSPNMRWIIQVPRIYDIFKAKKLVPNFAKMLENVFLPLFEATVNPQKHKHLHVFLKYVAGFDSVDDESKHSDHMFSFRSPKPEQWTTDDNPPYSYYLFHMYANIMVLNNLRKERGLSTFQFRPHCGEAGSITHLVSAFLTSDNISHGLNLKKSPVLQYLYYLAQMPIAMSPLSNNSLFLEYSKNPLKEFLHKGLCVSLSTDDPMQFHYTKEPLMEEYAIAAQLWKLSTCDVCEIARNSVLQSGLSHQEKKHFLGENYLKDGPEGNDIRRTNVAQIRMAYRHETLCNELSFIVDAVKSEAMNSIYE, from the exons ATGCCGCGTCAATTCCCGAAGGTAACTCTGAGCGAAGCGGAGGAGGAAACACAGCTGCTAGCAGAGAAAGTATATGCTTCAGCACtaaaagaagaagacaacaaagatgccttatcaatGTTCACCATGCCTGTGGACTGCCCAATTGGCCTCCAGCAAGCCAAGGAACATGAGCTGCTTAAGGAGCTGGCAGAGCAGCAGTCAGAGGAGAGCACCAAGAG GAGGAAAAGCTTGAAGATGATTCGTTCCCAGTCCATGTCTCTGCAGATCCCAGTGAATGTAGATTGGACACGGTCATTGGCAGCCACGCCATACCTGTCCCCCAGCTCCACCTGCTCATCAGTGCCAGAAACCTGCCCTGATTACCAGAGGGTCACTATTAGTGGTGATTACTGTGCTGGA ATCACAGTGGAGGACTATGAACAGGCAGCCAAAAGTCTGTTTAAGGCTCTGCTTATTCGTGAGAAATACTCAAAGCTAGCCTATCATAGATTCTGCAGAACCACAGCCCAGTTCCTCCGCAGCGCTGAGAACACGAGATGGAGCGAAGAAGAGGAGGTTCTACCAG ATATGTGCCCGTGtccagcagagggagaggatCCCTACAGCATGGAGAACATTCCTGAGAATCTAAACTATGAACTGAAGATGAAGGACGGGATAGTGAATGTGTATGACAATGCCGAGGCTCTGAGAGAAAACCAGCCCCACGACCTCCCTTACCCAGACTTAGAGACCTTTGCCATAGACCTCAGTCACGTGCTCGCCATGATTGCAGATGGACCCAC GAAGACCTACTGCCACAGACGACTGAATTTCTTGAGTTCGAAGTTCTACCTCCATGAAATGCTCAACGAGATGGCAGAGCTAAAGGAACTGAAAAGTGTGCCTCACAGGGATTTCTACAATGTTAGGAAG gtGGACACACATATTCATGCAGCTGCCTGCATGTCTCAGAAACACCTGCTGACCTTCATCCAGGAAACATATAAGACTGGTGCTGACCGTGTGGTGTTGGAAAAGGCTGGACAAATGATGACTCTCAAACAGGTTTTCCACAGCCTCAATAAGGACCCTTATGACCTTACTGTGGACTCTCTGGATGTACATGCA GGGAGACACACCTTCCACCGGTTTGACAAGTTCAATTCGAAGTATAACCCAGTAGGAGCAAGTGAACTTCGAGAAATCTTCCTGAAAACAGACAACCTCATCAGTGGAGAGTATTTTGCTCGCATCATAAAG GAGGTGGCCCATGACCTGGAGGAGAGTAAGTACCAGCATGCAGAGCCGCGCCTTTCCATCTACGGACGCTCTCCAGAGGAATGGGACAGTCTGTCTAAGTGGTTTATTCACCACAAAGTACACTCTCCGAACATGAGGTGGATCATTCAAGTCCCCAGAATATA tgatattttcaagGCAAAGAAGCTGGTGCCTAATTTTGCCAAGATGCTGGAGAATGTTTTCCTTCCTCTATTTGAGGCCACTGTTAACCCACAGAAGCACAAACATCTTCATGTTTTCCTCAAATAT GTGGCAGGCTTCGACAGCGTAGACGATGAGTCCAAACACAGTGATCACATGTTCTCCTTCAGGAGCCCAAAACCAGAACAGTGGACAACAGATGACAACCCTCCCTACAGCTACTATCTCTTCCACATGTATGCAAACATCATGGTCCTCAACAACCTCAGAAA AGAGCGCGGACTGAGCACCTTCCAGTTCCGTCCCCACTGTGGAGAAGCTGGATCAATCACTCACTTGGTCTCTGCCTTTCTCACATCTGACAACATCTCACATGGACTCAACTTGAAGAAG AGCCCTGTGCTGCAGTACCTGTACTACCTGGCCCAGATGCCCATTGCAATGTCCCCCCTCAGCAACAACAGCCTGTTCCTGGAATACTCCAAAAATCCTCTCAAAGAGTTCCTGCACAAAGgcctgtgtgtgtccctgtcCACAGATGATCCCATGCAGTTCCACTACACCAAg GAACCACTGATGGAAGAGTATGCTATCGCTGCTCAGCTGTGGAAGCTCAGTAcctgtgatgtgtgtgaaatAGCCAGAAACAGTGTGCTGCAAAGTGGACTCTCTCACCAG gaGAAGAAGCACTTCCTGGGAGAGAACTATCTGAAAGATGGACCTGAGGGGAACGATATCCGTCGGACTAACGTGGCCCAGATCCGCATGGCCTACAGACACGAGACACTGTGCAATGAACTCAGTTTCATAGTCGACGCAGTGAAGTCTGAAGCCATGAATTCCATCTATGAATGA